The sequence below is a genomic window from Tistrella mobilis.
AGGGGCATCTGGCGGATGGCACCGGCCGCCATGGCTTCGCGGATCGCGCCTTCGAACTTGTCGAAGGCGGTCTTCATGTAGCTTTCCACCAGCCAGTGCATGCGATCGCCCGGCACCGAGCCCTCGTGTACCGTCACCCGGGCGAAATCGGGGTTGTGGGCGTTGGCATAAACCAGGCCCTTGGTCAGCAGTTTCAGCCGGGTCAGCGGGTCCACCCCGCCGGGTTTTTCGGCGAGGTTTTCATAGAAGGCGATGCGTTCGGCCATCAGCCGGTCGATCGCCGCCTCCCAGATCTTCTGCTTCGAGCCGAAATGGTAATGCACGATCGACTGCGTCACCCCGGCCTCGGCCGCGATCGCGCCGGTGGTTACCGGCTCGTAGCCCAGGCGCGCAAACAGTTTCGTGGCGGCATCCAGCAGCGCGTTGCGGGTGGCATCCGGCCCGGCATCGGCCAGCGGCGGGCGGCCCTGGCGGCGGCGGCGCGGGGCGGCGGCGCTCGCTTTGCGGGTGCGCGCAGGCTTTGTTGCCGATTTTGGGTTGTCGTCGTCCTGGATCGCCATCACCCTCTTACCGCGTTTGAACAGGTGTCTGCGACCGGACCATAACCGCCGTCGCCGTGCCGGCCCAGCCCGAAATCACCGGGCCGGACCGGCGCGTCGGTCCCCTTACCGCTTCAGCAGCGGGCAGTCGCTTTCCGCCGCCGGGCGATAGGCCTCGGCGCCGGGGATGGTGGTCTTCTGGGCCAGATAGTCCAGCTCGTATTTCGACTCCGCCGGGCTCTTGACCTCGAAGTAATACATGTCGCGCATCAGCCGGCCGTCGGCACGGATGGTGGCGCCATCGGTCATGAAGTCTTGAACCGGCATCGCCTTCATCTTCGCCAGCACCGCCTGGGTGTCGGTGCTGCCGGCCGCTTCCACCGCTTTCAGATAGTGCAGAACCGAGCTGTAGACGGTTGCCTGCACATCCGTCGGCACCTTGCCGTGGCGGGCCTTGAAGCGTTCGGCGAAGGCGCGGGTGCCGTCGGTCTGGTCCCAGTAGAAATCGGCGACCACCGGCATGCCCCGGGTGGCTTCCAGCCCCAGACCCTGGATGTCGTTGACGGTGAAGAACAAAGGCGCGATCCGCTGGCCGGCCTGGGCGATGCCGAATTCATCCGCCTGCTTGATCATGTTGCGGACATCCGACCCGCCGGCCACCAGCGCGATCACATCGGCGCCGGACCCTTGTGCCTGCAGCAGGAAAGAGCTGAAATCATTGGTGCCGAGCGGAAAGCGCACGGCACCCTTCACCGTGCCGCCCATCTTCTCGATCACGCTGATCGTGTCGCCTTCAAGCCCATGGCCCGAGGCATAATCGACGGTCAGGAAGAACCAGGAACTGCCGGGGTTGCTCTTGAAGATGCCCTCGACATTGCCCTTGGCCAGCGCATAGCCGTCATAGCCCCAGATCAGGCCGTTGGTGGTGCATTTGTCGCCGGTCAGGCTCTTGTTGTTGGCGCCCGAGAACACGGCGATTTTGTCGCGCTTCATGATCACGTCCTGAAGCGCCAGCGAGATGCCGGAATTCGACACGTCGAACAGCGCCTGCACGCCCTCGTCGTCGAACCATTTCAGCGCCGCGGTGACGCCGATATCGGCCTTGTTCTGATGATCGGCCGAAACCAGCCCGACCGGTTGGCCCAACACCTTGCCGCCGGCATCCTCGATCGCGAGTTCGGCCGCGATCACCGATCCCTGGCCGCCGAAATCCGAATAGACCGAGGACATGTCGGTCAGCACGCCGATCTTGACGGCATCCGCCGCCTCGACAGCCGCCATCTGGCACAGCACCGCCAGTGCCGCCGCGAGCCCCGCGGCGGGTTTCGATATCCTGCGCATGTGATCTTTCCTCCCGATCCCGGTCTTTGCGCCCGGGTATGG
It includes:
- a CDS encoding ABC transporter substrate-binding protein — protein: MRRISKPAAGLAAALAVLCQMAAVEAADAVKIGVLTDMSSVYSDFGGQGSVIAAELAIEDAGGKVLGQPVGLVSADHQNKADIGVTAALKWFDDEGVQALFDVSNSGISLALQDVIMKRDKIAVFSGANNKSLTGDKCTTNGLIWGYDGYALAKGNVEGIFKSNPGSSWFFLTVDYASGHGLEGDTISVIEKMGGTVKGAVRFPLGTNDFSSFLLQAQGSGADVIALVAGGSDVRNMIKQADEFGIAQAGQRIAPLFFTVNDIQGLGLEATRGMPVVADFYWDQTDGTRAFAERFKARHGKVPTDVQATVYSSVLHYLKAVEAAGSTDTQAVLAKMKAMPVQDFMTDGATIRADGRLMRDMYYFEVKSPAESKYELDYLAQKTTIPGAEAYRPAAESDCPLLKR
- a CDS encoding TetR/AcrR family transcriptional regulator, whose translation is MAIQDDDNPKSATKPARTRKASAAAPRRRRQGRPPLADAGPDATRNALLDAATKLFARLGYEPVTTGAIAAEAGVTQSIVHYHFGSKQKIWEAAIDRLMAERIAFYENLAEKPGGVDPLTRLKLLTKGLVYANAHNPDFARVTVHEGSVPGDRMHWLVESYMKTAFDKFEGAIREAMAAGAIRQMPLRDVTLIIIFGASLIFTFSGMIERLYGTPLTDPEAATSYADSFIDIVFNGLKPDGAPGAAPLPFRVPGVSG